GGGGTCGCCAGCCCGGCGACGAGCAGCGCCCCCGCCACGAGTCCCACGAGCGACCGGCGGCCGTCGATCGCCGGGCGGCCGGCGGCATTCGGTGCCCCGTTCGCCGCGGCACCCGGGCCGATGGCCCGAGCGCGGCGGCGCACGACGAGGGCGGAGTCGCCGGCGACGACCGCGGCGAAGACGGAGGCCGCGAGCAGAGGACCGGCCGGGACGCCGGCCGTCCCGGCCAGGCCGGTGCCGACGAGCACGGCGGCACCCACGAGCACCGCGACGCCGACCCCGAGGGCGGCACCGGGAAGAACGGGCCGGCCGCGGTGCAGCGAGAGGACGCCCCACGCGAGTGCGACGACGCCGACGGCCGCGAGGACGCCTCCCGCTGCTCCCCCTGCACCGGCGGAGAGGGCGAGCAGCACGAGGCCGGCGCCGAACGCCGCCAGCATCGGCCACGTTCGCGCCATCGTCGCCAGTGCGGTCATGGCCCGGCTCCCTAGGCCACGGCCACGCGTGCGGAGCGCTCGGCTCCGAGCCCGACGCCCAGCAGCACGATGGCGCTCGCCAGGTGCAGGAAGTGGTCGGCGGTGTTGAGCGCCAGGATGTTGGCCGAGGTGCCCGCCAGGAAGAACCCGACGATGCCGAGCAGCAGGTAGGCGCCGCCCACGATCGAGTTCACGGCCTTCGCGGCGGTGACCCCGACGAAGCCGGCGATGAGCAGGGCGGCCCCGATGAGCAGGTGCGCGATGTTGTGCAGCGGGTTGACCTGGAAGACGCCCAGGAGGAGTCCACCCTCCGTGGCGATGAATCCGACGCCGCCGGTGACGGCGAAGCCGAGCAGGCCGACGAGCACGTAGACCGCGCCGAACACGGTCGCGACGATGCGGTTGGGCGAATTGCGCATGGGTGTGCCTCCTTCGTGACCCCGGTGGTCGGGGTGCACGGGTGGTTCGCTGCCGCGCCATTCGCGGATTGGTGGCCGGCGTCGGCGGATGCCCCGTGCGGCATGGTCGTGGCCGCAGATCCTGCCGCGCGGGCACCCGGGCCGTGCTCCCTCTGCGGGTTACAATCAGGTCTGACACAGCAAGGGGGGCTTGCGTGGGTGAACGACAGGGACCATCCCGGCGTCGACGGGGATTCCCCGCCGTCGCCACCGCGGTGGTGCTCGCGTTCGGCCTGAGCGGATGCTTCGGCGCCAGCGTCAGCCCCGTCGCCAAGTTCGACCCGGTCGACGCCCCCTTCGCCGACGACCTGGCCGAGCGGCTCGATGCGGTGCTCGACCAGGCCGTGGCGCTCAGCGGGTCGAGCGGGGGCATCGCCGGGGTGTGGGCGCCGTGGGCGGGGGAGTGGACCGGAGCATCCGGCACCGTCGGCTTCGGTGAGAAGGCCCCCGCGGCGAGGGTCGACGACAGCTTCCGGCTCGCGACCCTGACCACCGAGGTCACGTGCACCGTGCTCCTGCGCCTCGTCGACGCCGGCACCGTGCAGCTCGACGACGAAGTGAAGCAGTACGTCGACTGGATCCCCTCGCTCGACGGCATCACGCTCGAGCAGCTCTGCCGGGACACGTCGGGCCTCGCCGACTACTATCCCGTGCTGCGAAGCACGTTCATCTCGAACCCCGAGCGGATCTGGCCTCCGAACGAGCTCCTCTCCAACGGCCTCGCCCTCACCCGCGTCGGCCCGCCCGGCGAGCAGGTGCGCGAGTCCCGCACCGGCATCCTCCTGCTCGCCTTCGCCCTCGAGCGGGCGAGCGGGCGATCGTGGGCCGACCTCGCCGCGCAGTACGTCTACGACCCGCTCGACCTGGAGCAGACCCGCATGCCGCAGGCGTCGGTCACCGAGCACGCCGGGGTGCTCGGGGCCTACTCGGCGGCCATCACGCCGACCGGCGCCCCCGACTGCGCCGTGCTGGTGGACGACTCGACGCAGTCGAGCTCGATGGGTGGAGCGGCGGCCGGCGCGATCTCGACCCTCGAGGACACCCGCACGCTGAGCGAGGCCTTCGCCACGGGGGCGCTCCTCAGCGAGAAGGCCGAGAAGCAGCAGTGGACCACCATCCCGCTCGGCGGCAACGCGCCTGCCTGGCAATCGGCCGGGATCGGTGGGCTGCAGTACGGGCCGATGCGGGGGACGGCCGGCGAGGTGCCGGGTGCGCTGACCGCCGCGTTCACCGACCCCGACAACGGCCTCACGGTCGTCGTCGCCCTCAACAACTCGACGCCCGGGCCGGATTTCGTGCGCGAGACCGCGTTCGCCCTGGCCTCCATCGCGTCGAAGGCGGATGCCGCGGAGGGGCGCAAGCGGCCGCTCACCGAGCTGCCGTGGTCGGTCGACCAGGCCACGGCCAACATGCAGGCGCTCGGCATCTGCCCGAAGGCCTGACGAAGGAGGCGCCGCATGGGTGCACTGATCTGCGCGGGCATCACGTCGCTCGACGGGTACATCGCCGATGAGCAGGGCGACTTCAGCTGGGGCAGGCCGGACCCCGAGCTGCACTCCTTCGTCAACGAGCTCGAACGACCCATCGGAACCTACCTGTACGGCCGTCGCATGTACGAGGTGATGCGGTTCTGGCAGGACGCCGACACCGAGCACGAGCTTCCCGGCCCCGAGCGGGAGTACGCGGCGATCTGGCAGGACACCGACAAGGTCGTGTACTCCTCGACGCTCACGGAGGTGCCAACGCCCCGCACCCGCCTCGAGCGGGCGTTCGACGCCGACGCGGTGCGCCGCATGAAGTCCGAGGCGGCGCGCGACCTCTCGATCTCGGGTCCGCACCTCGCCGAGCACGCGTTCCGGGCAGGCCTGGTCGACGAGGTCCACCTGTTCGTGCACCCCGTCGCCGTCGGCGGGGGCACGCCGCTGCTGCCACGCGGCATCCGCCTCGACCTGGAACTTCGCGACGAGCGGCGGTTCGCGACCGGCGTCGTGTACCTCCGGTACGGAGTGGTCGCCGCACGGTGAGCCGCCCTTTCCGCCTGCGTCGATCGGTGGCACGATCGGCGTAGGCGGCTGCGGGTCGCCGAACCGCTGGTCGCCTGGGTCGGGCGGGAACGAGGTCGATGTGAAGAACTGGCCGGTCGTCGCGATCCTCGGGAGCGCGCAGTTCGTGATGGTGCTCGACGGCACCGTCATGAACGTGTCCATCTCGACGGTGGTGGAGGACCTCGACACCACCGTCGACGCGATGCAGGCCGCCATCACGTTCTACACGCTGACCATGGCGGCGTTCATGCTGCTGGGCGCCAAGCTCGGAGACGTGTGGGGGCGCCGGCGCGCGTTCGTGATCGGCTCCATCGTGTACGCCATCGGCTCGCTCACCACGGCGCTGAGCCCGAACGTGGTGGTGCTGTTCCTCGGCTGGTCGGTCGTCGAAGGCCTCGGCGCCGTGCTGGTGATCCCCGCGATCGCCGCCCTCATCGCCGACAACTACGAGGGCCACGCGAGGGTGGCGGCCTACGCGATCATCGGCGCGGCATCCGGGGCCGCCGTCGCGGCCGGCCCGCTCATCGGGGGCTTCGTCACCACGTACTTCAGCTGGCGGTACGTGTTCGTCGCCGAGGTCGTCATCATGGCCTTCGTCGTGCTGTTCGCCCGCCGCATCACCGACCGCGCCGGTGCCAGGCCGGTGCGCATCGACCTGCTGAGCGTCCTGCTCTCCGCTGCGGGCCTGGTGTTCGTGGTGTTCGGCATGCTGCAGAGCAAGACGTGGGGCTGGGTCCTCCCGCTGCACCCGCCGCTCCTCAACGGCGCCGCGATCACCCCGCTCGGCATCTCGCCGACCACCTGGTTCATCCTCGCCGGCGCCGCGCTGATCTGGGCGTTCGTGGTGCGCCAGCGGCACCTCGTCTCGGCAGGGCGTCCACCGCTCGTGGATGTCACCCTGTTCCGCATCCTGCGCCTGCGGAGCGGGCTCACCGTGCTGCTCGCCCAGTACGCGATGACCGCCGGCCTCTTCTTCATGATGCCCGTCTACCTGCAGATGACCCTGGGCCTCGACGCCCTGCAGACCGGCATCCGCATCTTCCCCCTCTCCATCTCGCTCATCCTCTTCTCGATCCTCGGCACCCGCCTGGCGCTCGTGTGGTCACCGCGGCGGATCATCCGGGTCGGCCAGGTGCTGCTCGTCGCGGCGTCCTTCCTGCTCCTCGGCGCGGTGGACATCGAGCTCGAGAGTCCGGCCTTCGGCATCGGCATGTTCGTCGCCGGCGCGGCACTCGGCCTGCTCGCCTCCCAGATCGGCAACGTGAACATGTCGAGCGTCGGCGAGGAGCAGTCGAGCGAGGTCGGCGGCCTCCAGGGCGTATTCCAGAACCTGGGCTCGTCGCTCGGCACGGCGCTCATCGGCTCGGTGCTGATCGGCACGCTCGCCACGTCGTTCGCGACCGGCGTCGCGACGAGCCAACTGCCGGCAGACACGCAGGTCGTGGTGGCGGAGGCCACCGACGGCGGCGTGGCGATCGTGCCCGCAGCGTCGGTGCCCGATCTCGCGGCGGAGGCGGGTCTCGACGACGCTGAAGCGGCGGAGCTCGAGCGGGTCTACGTCGACTCGCAGATCGAGGCGCTGCGGGTCTCGCTGGTGGCCCTGATCGTGATCGCCCTGCTGTCGCTGTTCTTCTCGCGCGGGATCCCGACCGACGTCCCCGGGCGACCGCGCAGTGAAAGCCCTGGATCGGATGAGGGAGCGGAGGTCGTGACATGAGCATCGACGAGACGACGGCGACGAACGGTGGGCGAGGTGTCGAGGGCCTCGCCCCGCCGGCACCGACCGACTTCGCAGCCAGGGTCGAGTACGGCAAGGAGGCCAGGCGACGCACCCCGCGGTCGTCGCACGAGGGCTGGACGCCTCCGGCGGGCCGCGCCGACCCGGTCGCCCTGCTCGAGGAGCAGGCGACGACGCGGGTGCCCGAGCTCGTGCCGATCCGGCACGCGCGCATGCTCGTGTCGCCGTTCACCTTCTACCGCGGCGCCGCGCTGCTCATGGCCGCCGACCTCGCCGGCACCCCGGTCTCGGGCATCACGACGCAGATCTGCGGCGACGCGCACCTGTCGAACTTCGGGGTCTTCGGCACGCCCGAGCGCCGGATGGTCTTCGACATGAACGACTTCGACGAGACCCTGCCCGGACCGTGGGAGTGGGACGTGAAGCGGCTCGCGGCGAGCTTCGAGGTCGCCGGGCGCAACAACGGCTTCACCGACGAGGAACGGCACGAGATCAACCTGGCCGCGGTGCGCGGCTACCGGGAGCGGATGCTGCAGGCCGCCGGGTCGCGCGTACTGGACGCCTGGTACGACCAGCTCGACACCGAACGCTTCCTGGCGTTCGTCGAAGCGGAGCGGCAGCGCAAGCAGCTCGGCTCCAAGCAGGTGAAGAACGCGGATGCCGCGCTCGCGAAGGCACGCACGAAGGACAGCATGCGCGCCGTGTCCAAGCTCACGGAGGTGGTCGACGGGCAGGTGCGGATCATGGCCGACCCGCCCCTCATCGTGCCGATCGAGCAGCTCGACCCGGTCGGGCGCACGAGGGAGCAGGAGGAGGACTGGATGCGGGAGGTGCTGGCGTCGTACCAGTCGACCCTCCAGCTCGAGAACCATCCGATGCGGGAGTTCTCCTACGTGCACCTGGCCCGCAAGGTCGTGGGCGTCGGCAGCGTGGGCACCCGGGCGTGGATCGTGCTGCTGCGGGGTCGAGAAGACCAGGACCCGCTGCTGCTGCAGGCCAAGCAGGCCGAGGCGTCGGTGCTCGAGCGGTTCCTGCAGCCCAGCGCGTACGACAATCACGGCGAACGCGTCGTGCGGGGCCAGCGGCTGATGCAGGCGGCGAGCGACATCTTCCTGGGTTGGCACCGCCAGGCCGGGTTCGACGGGGTCGAGCGTGACTTCTACATCCGGCAGCTCCACGACTGGAAGGGCGCGGCCGACGTCGAGTCACTCGTGCCGTCGGGCGCCCGCGTGTACGCCAGGGTTTGCGGGGAGACGCTCGCGCGGGCGCACTCGCGTGCGGGCGACCGGGTCGCGATCGCCTCGTACCTCGGGCACAGCGACCGGTTCGATCGGGCGATCGCGGAGTTCGCCCGAGACTACGGCGACCAGAACGAGCGCGACTACGCGGCGTTCGCGGCCGCCGTCGCGTCGGGGCGGCTCCAGGCGGCGGCCACGGTCTAGCGAGGCGGTGCGCCGTCGCGTCGTCGGACCCGCTGGGCGACGCGCCGCGCGATGCGTCGTGCGGTCGAGCGTGCGTCGGGGAACACGGTGGCCGCCTCGAGCTCGACGTGCGAACCCTCGAGCTCCACGGCGACGGTGCAGGTGAGCGGATGCCGCGGCCCCACGAGCGCGGTGCGGGCGGCGTCGAGGCGCCAGACGACCCGACCAGCGTGCGCTCGCCGCCGCGTGCGCACCAGCCCGCCGTCGGGGCCGCGCGCGGCGAGCGTGATCACCACGAAGGCGCCCGGAGGCAGCTCCGCGAGGCGCACCGAGACCCGCAGCCGCCCGCGCAGGAACCGGACGCGCAGCCGCTCCACCGTCGCGTCCACGAGTGGGACGGGCCGGGCGTGGCGGCGACGCGCATGCTCGAGCACGCGGGCCCAGTCGGCGACGATGCGCTCGTCGTCGAACCGGGCGGCGGACGCGCGGGCCGCGTCGCGCATCCGTTCGCGCGCCTCGGACGGAAGCAACGCGATGCGGGCGATCGCGGCCGCCGCCGCGTCGCGATCGCCGTCGGGCACGAGGGCCCCGTCGACCGCGTCGGTGATCACGTCGGCGGGGCCGTACGGGATGTCGTAGGCCACCGGGATGCAACCGCGCGACATCGCCTCGGCGAGCACGAGCGGTGCTCCCTCCGACGTGCTCGTGAGCAGCGTCCACGAGGAGGCGCCGAAGGCCTCGGCGGCGTCGCGACGGTGGCCGGAGAAGGTCACGGCGTCGCCGAGCCCGGCCACGCTCGCCCTCGCCCTCGCCGTCGCGGCATCCGGCCCATCGCCGAAGACCTCGAGCGTGACGGGCATCCCGCGCGCCCGGCACCTGGCGACGATGTCGAGGGCGTGATCGACGCGCTTGCGACGGGTCAGCTGCGCGACGACGACGCCCGCGGCGGGATCGCGGTCGCGGTCGGCGAGCGGCGGACGCCGCGGTGCGTCGATGCCGTTGGGGACGACGAACAGGTTGCCCGGGTCGGACAGCAGCGCCGCGGCATCCGCTCGCTGCCGCTCGGTGAGGAACGCGACGCCGTCGAACCGCTCGAGGTGCGCGAAGACCGGCCGGCGTGACGGGCGCAGCACGCCGACGGGACGGGCGGAGCCCTGCAGGTGCGAGTTGTGCACCACGTGGACCGTGGTGACGTTCGGGCGCCGGTAGGAGGCCATGAACCGCGCGGTGGTCTTGCTGTCGACGATCGCGAACGCCGGCTCGCCGCCGATCAGCCCGTCGAGCCAGTCGGCGTAGCAGGCCCAGGCGCTCGTCCACTGCCGGGCGGGAGAGCCCGACGCGTCGAACCACGTGATCAGGCGGCGGGGGCCCGAGTCGCGCGCCCGTTCGTCGAGCACGGCGATCGTGCCGTCTGGGCGACGGTGCTCGAGCGCGACCGGTCGGCCGTCCCGGCGCGTCTCGATGAGGGCCGAACCGTCGGATGCCTCGGCGACCGTCGTGCGGTCCACGCCGACCGCTCCCGGCTCCACGGCGACCTCAACGGTCACGTCCGCCCCGCCGGGCGCGGCCGCCGGCGGGGTGCCGGTGCGGAGGTCCTCGTAGAGGTTCCGGAGCCGCATCCCGGGAAGGAGCTCGCCCGAACACTCGAGCCGTTCCCGCACGGACGGATAGTCGGGACGCCCGTCGAGCGTGAGGATGTCGACGGGCCGGCCGGCGATCCGGGCGAACGCGCGCGAGCGGTGCAGCAGGGCCGACGTCATGCCGCCGAACTGGTCGGGAACGCCCCAGGTGACGGTGAGCAGCCGCCCAGCGGGGAAGGACCGCGGGCGCGCGGGGATCGCGTCGGAGGCCGTCACCCTTCAACGCTACCCATGAGAGCACCTTCTGGAGGCCTTGACGACGCCTCGCGTGTACCCCGATCGCCCGCGCGTTTCATGCGATGTGGACTATTGACGGCCGTATACGCCGGGTTCAAACTGGCGAATGGATCGCCTGGGAGCCGACACCCCTACCTCTGCCGTCTCGCGATGGTCCGGCGGTATCGATGCGCAACGAAGCAGATGCAGGGGGAACACATGACCGATCTCAAGCCACGCTCGCACTCCGGTTCCGGTGACGGAGCGGGACCCATCACACCCGACCAGTCCACCCACGCGTTCGCGGGGATCACGGGGCGCAACCAGCTGAATCCCATCTTCGCGCGGGAGGGCGAGGCCACGGACTTCCCGCTGGACCGGCTGCCCGACGCCGAGTCGCTGCCCGAGACGGCGTACCAGATCGTGCACGACGAGGCCATGCTCGATGGCAACGCGCGCCTCAACCTCGCGACCTTCGTCGGCACCTGGATGGACCCCTACGCGTCGAAGCTCTACGCCGAGTCCGCCGACAAGAACATGATCGACAAGGACGAGTACCCGCAGACCGCGGCCATCGAGACGCGCTGCTGGAAGATGATCGCCTCCCTCTGGAACGCTCCCGACCCCGAGAACGCGATCGGCACGTCGACCATCGGCTCGTCGGAGGCGTGCATGCTCGGCGGCCTCGCGCTCAAGCGCCGCTGGCAGGTCGCCCGCCGCGCCGCGGGCAAGTCGACCGAGAAGCCGAACCTCATCCTGTCGAGCGCCGTGCAGGTCTGCTGGGAGAAGTTCTGCAACTACTGGGACGTCGAGGCCCGGTACGTGCCGATCAGCGACGAGCACAAGGTGCTCGACGGCCACGACCTCGAGAAGTACGTCGACGAGAACACGATCGGCGTCGTCGCGATCATGGGTGTCACCTACACCGGCATGTACGAGCCGGTGAAGCAGATCTCCGCGGCGCTCGACAAGATCCAGGCCGACACCGGGCTCGACGTCAAGATCCACGTCGACGGGGCATCCGGCGGCATGATCGCGCCGTTCCTGCAGCCCGACCTCGAGTGGGACTTCCGGGTCGACCGGGTGGTCTCGATCAGCACGTCCGCCCACAAGTACGGCCTCGTGTACCCCGGTCTCGGCTGGGTGGTCTGGCGCACCGTCGACGACCTGCCCAAGGACCTCGTGTTCGACGTGACGTACCTCGGCGGGCACATGCCGACGTTCGCGCTGAACTTCTCGCGCCCCGGGGCCCAGGTGCTGCTGCAGTACTACCTGTTCCTCCGGCTCGGATGGGACGGCTACCGCAAGGTGCAGCAGGCGTCACAGGATGTCGCGGTCTACCTGTCGGGCGAGATCGGCAAGATGGACGCGTTCGAACTCTGGAACGACGGCACCGACATCCCCGTGTTCGCGTGGCAGCTGAAGAAGGGCCACACCGACAAGTGGAACCTCTACCACCTGTCGGAGCGCCTTCGCCTCAAGGGGTGGCTCATCCCCGCGTACCCCATGCCCGATGACATCTCGGACCTGGTGGTGCAGCGCATCGTGGTGCGCAACGGGCTCAGCCGCAACCTCGCCGAGTCGCTCGTGCTCGACATCCAGGAGGCCGTCGCCTACCTCGACGCCCTCGACGCACCCATGCCGCATGAGGGCCAAGTGTCCTCCTTCACGCACTGAGGGGCTGAACCATGACCGAGATCAAGGAGCCGGCGAGTACGCCGGCGGGCACCACTGCACCCAAGCGGGCCGACGGAACGCCGGCGCCATCACCCGACCACGTCAAGCCGCACCCGTTCGAGAAGGTGCCGCACAAGCCGGCGATCGGGGCACCCGGGGTTACCTCGCAGAAGTTCATGTCGCTGATGCAGCTGGCGATCCTGACCGTCGTCGCGGTCGCCTCGCTGCGGAGCCTGCCGGCCATGGCCGGTTACGGGCTCGGGTCGATCACGCTGTTCATCATCCCGGCGATCTTCTTCCTCATCCCGACGGCCCTCGTGGCCGCCGAGCTCGCCACCGGCTGGAAGGGCGGCGTGTTCACGTGGGTGCGTGAGGCGTTCGGCGAACGCTGGGGCTTCCAGGCGATCTGGCTCCAGTGGGTGCAGAACGTCGTCTGGTATCCGACCCAGATCGCGTTCATCGCCGCATCCCTCGCGTTCGTGTTCCTCGACCCGAACCTCGCGAACTCGGGCCTGTACACGGCCATCATCATCCTGGTGCTGTACTGGTTCTCGACGTGGATCACGCTGAAGGGCGGCAACCTCTTCGCCAAGGTGGGTTCGTGGAGCGGCCTCGCGGGCACGATCTTCCCGGGACTGCTGCTGATCATCTTCGGCATCGGCTGGGTGGCGACCGGCCAGACGAGCCAGATCCCGCTCACCGCCTCGTCGATCATCCCGCCGTTCACCGGAATCGCGTCGATCGTGCTCATCGTGTCGAACGTGCTGGCCTATGCCGGCATGGAGGTCAACGCGGTGCACGCGAACGACCTGAAGAACCCCGGCAAGCAGTACCCCAAGACGGTGCTCCTCGCGTCGATCCTGATCCTCGGCATCTTCATCATCCCGACGATCGCGATCGGCCTCGTGGTGCCGTCGAGCCAGCTCGGGCTGACCACGGGCATCAACCTGGCGTTCCAGGCCTACTTCGAGGCCTTCGGGGTGCCCTGGCTCACGCCGGTGCTGTCGCTGCTCATCGCCCTGGGCGCGTTCGCCTCGGTCGTCACCTGGATCGCCGGCCCGTCGCGAGGCCTCCTCGCCGCGGCCCGCAGCGGCTACCTGCCGGCGTTCCTGCAGCGGCGCAACAAGGCCGGCGTGCAGGTGGGCATCCTCACCGTGCAGGGCATCGTCGTGACGCTGCTCGCGTCGCTGTTCATCTTCGTGCCGAACATCAACACGGCGTTCATCCTGCTCGTCGACATGGCGGCGGCGCTCTACCTCATCATGTACATGATGATGTTCGCGGCGGCCATCCGGCTGCGGTCGAAGCGGCCCGAGGTCGTGCGCACCTACCGCGTGCCCGCCATGGCGTTCATCGCCGGCGTCGGGTTCGTCGCATGCCTCGCGGCGTTCTGCCTTGGGTTCATCCCGCCCGAGGGGTTCGCCGAGGGAGCGCCCGGGTGGGCGTATCCGCTGCTCGTCGGGCTGGTCGTGATCGCGCTCGGCGTGCCGCCCCTCATCTTCTACGCGCTGCGCAAGCCGAAGTGGGACCAGCGCACCGCCGAGGAGAAGGCGACCTTCGACGACGTGCTGGTGAACCCGCCGACCGCGTCGACGACCGCGGCGGCGACGGATGCCGCGGGCGGGCGCCCCACGGCGACGACCGGGTAGTCCGACCGGCGACGAACGAGGGGTCGTGGCGCGTGCATCGGCGCCACGACCCTGTCGCGTGCGGCGACAACGCGGCCGCTAGCAGGTTCGGACCGCTCGTGCAATGCTCCGGGCCGTGCTACCCGGCGACGGCGACTGGCCCTACTGTGGAGAGGCCGAACCCGACCTCCCCCGCGGGCGTCGGCGGAGAGGCCTCACGATGACGGAGACGACGGAGCGACCCGGCCGGTTGCGGCGCTTCCACGAGCGGTTCATCGTCGAGGAGCGCGTCGTCCCGGCATCCGCCAAGCGCAACCTCTACATCGTCGCGATCGTGCTGATCGTCGTCGGACTCGCCGCGTTCCTCTTCATCTTCGACTCCGTGCTCGAGGCCGACGACATCTCGACCGTCGACAAGCCGATCGAGCACTGGCTCGACGGCACCCACGCCGACTGGCTCACGACGGTGATGATCGTGCTCGCCACCGTGTTCGGGCCGATCGCGATGCCGATCATCATCCTCGTCACGACGGTGGCCTGGGGCATCCTCGCGAAGCACGCGTGGCGGCCGCTGCTGCTCGCCGGCGGCATGCTCCTCGGCGTCATCATCGTGCAGGTGCTCGCGCCGATCATCTCCCGCGAGCGTCCGCCCGTCGGCGACATGATGCTCGAGATCGACCACACCTCCTCGTTCCCGTCGGGTCACGTGATGGGCGTGGCCGACTTCCTCTTCATCACGACCTACCTCGTCTTCTCGCGGCACCGCAGGCCCGTCATCATGGTGCTCGCGTTCATCGGGGCATCCGTCATCGTGCTGCTGACCGCGGCCTGCCGGATCTACCTCGGCTACCACTGGGCGACCGACGCGCTCGCCTCCATCGCGCTGTCGCTCGTGGTGCTCGGCATCGTCATCGCCGTCGACACCTGGCGCACCGTGCGCGTCGGCACTCCGGCCGAGGTGGATGCGTCGGAGGCGGACCAGGAGGAGTGAGCGCCATGGACGAGCACGCGCAGGCGGACGCCGACCCGGTCGACCGCGAACCGCACGCGCTCGATCCGGCCTCCACCGCGCCGGCTCCGGTGAAGGTCGCTCGGTTCTGGCCTGTGGTGTCGGGCGGCGTGGCGCTCGCGCTCGTCGTGGTGCTCGCCTTCGTCATCTTCTACCGCGAACGCGACAAGCCCTTCGGCTTCGAGGTCGAGTACATGTCGGGGCTCGCCGCGAACCGCGCCGACTGGCTGACGACGCCCGCGCTCGTGTTCAACGCCATCGGGGGCGGGCTCCTCTCGACGTTCGCGGTGCCGGCCGTGATCATCGGCGGGCTGCTGCTGTTCCGCAGGCCGTGGGGCGCCGCGTACTACCTCGCGGCCACCATCGCGAGCGCGACCGTGACGCGGGTGATCAAGGTCATGGTGGCCCGGCCGCGCCCCGAGGAGATCCTGGTGCAACCCGACTTCGGCTCGTTCCCGTCGGGGCACAGCGCCAATGCGGCGGTGACGGCGGCCGCCCTGGGCCTCATCTTCCTGCGCACCTGGGTCTGGGTGACCGGCGCGATCTACACGCTGCTCATGATGCTCAGTCGCACCTACCTCGGCGCCCACTGGATCTCCGACACGATCGGCGGCCTGCTCGTCGGCGTCGGGGTCGCGGTGATCATCTGGGCGCCGTTCGCCAACAAGCTCTACCGAGAACATCGGATGCCGCACCCGCCTATCTGGGTGCGGGCGCGGCACCCCTCCGAGGCTGCATCGGCACCCGCGGGCGCGCCCGATCGCTCGCCTGAGGACTCGGCGTCGAGGGGCGGCTGATCACCGGGTGATCGCGATGCCGATCACCGACTCGGGGCCGTTCAGGCGCGCCGCACCACGAGTGAGCACGCGGCCGAGCCAGCCGTACTTGCGCTCGATCGCCGCCTGCGTGCGGCCGATGCCCTCGTCGGTGAGGAGGCGCGCGTGCGCGTCCACCGGGGCGCCGCGGGGCTTGCCCCGGAAGCTGCATGGCGCGATGGTGACCCGCCCGTCGCGGCGGATGCGCTTGACCTTGCCGGTCTTCCGCTCCGTCCACACGAGGAGCTCGCCGTCGGCATCGGCGACCCACACCGGCGTCGACACGGGCGTGCCGTCCTTGCGGAACGTCGTGAGCAGCATGTACGTCTCCGCGCCGATGCGGGAGAGCTCGTCGGCCATGCCGCCATCGTAGGCACACCGAGTCGGTCTCGCGCTCGAGGAGTTCGGCGAGCGGCATCCGGCGCCATTGGCGTAGCCTGCTCGGCAGGGGGTGCGTGATGACCGACAGAAGCACGAACGCAGGCTGCCTCGCGGGCGGCGGAGCGTTCTACAGTCTCGGGATCTTCGGCGCGTGGGTCTACTTCTGGCAGCAGGCCGATGGCTTCTGGGAGTACGTGGGCGCGATCTTCCAGGGCCTCGTGTGGCCGGCGTTCATGGTCTACGACGTGTTCCACGTGCTCGGCACCTGACCCGAG
This DNA window, taken from Agromyces sp. 3263, encodes the following:
- a CDS encoding DUF4383 domain-containing protein; translation: MRNSPNRIVATVFGAVYVLVGLLGFAVTGGVGFIATEGGLLLGVFQVNPLHNIAHLLIGAALLIAGFVGVTAAKAVNSIVGGAYLLLGIVGFFLAGTSANILALNTADHFLHLASAIVLLGVGLGAERSARVAVA
- a CDS encoding serine hydrolase domain-containing protein: MGERQGPSRRRRGFPAVATAVVLAFGLSGCFGASVSPVAKFDPVDAPFADDLAERLDAVLDQAVALSGSSGGIAGVWAPWAGEWTGASGTVGFGEKAPAARVDDSFRLATLTTEVTCTVLLRLVDAGTVQLDDEVKQYVDWIPSLDGITLEQLCRDTSGLADYYPVLRSTFISNPERIWPPNELLSNGLALTRVGPPGEQVRESRTGILLLAFALERASGRSWADLAAQYVYDPLDLEQTRMPQASVTEHAGVLGAYSAAITPTGAPDCAVLVDDSTQSSSMGGAAAGAISTLEDTRTLSEAFATGALLSEKAEKQQWTTIPLGGNAPAWQSAGIGGLQYGPMRGTAGEVPGALTAAFTDPDNGLTVVVALNNSTPGPDFVRETAFALASIASKADAAEGRKRPLTELPWSVDQATANMQALGICPKA
- a CDS encoding dihydrofolate reductase family protein; this translates as MGALICAGITSLDGYIADEQGDFSWGRPDPELHSFVNELERPIGTYLYGRRMYEVMRFWQDADTEHELPGPEREYAAIWQDTDKVVYSSTLTEVPTPRTRLERAFDADAVRRMKSEAARDLSISGPHLAEHAFRAGLVDEVHLFVHPVAVGGGTPLLPRGIRLDLELRDERRFATGVVYLRYGVVAAR
- a CDS encoding MFS transporter, with product MKNWPVVAILGSAQFVMVLDGTVMNVSISTVVEDLDTTVDAMQAAITFYTLTMAAFMLLGAKLGDVWGRRRAFVIGSIVYAIGSLTTALSPNVVVLFLGWSVVEGLGAVLVIPAIAALIADNYEGHARVAAYAIIGAASGAAVAAGPLIGGFVTTYFSWRYVFVAEVVIMAFVVLFARRITDRAGARPVRIDLLSVLLSAAGLVFVVFGMLQSKTWGWVLPLHPPLLNGAAITPLGISPTTWFILAGAALIWAFVVRQRHLVSAGRPPLVDVTLFRILRLRSGLTVLLAQYAMTAGLFFMMPVYLQMTLGLDALQTGIRIFPLSISLILFSILGTRLALVWSPRRIIRVGQVLLVAASFLLLGAVDIELESPAFGIGMFVAGAALGLLASQIGNVNMSSVGEEQSSEVGGLQGVFQNLGSSLGTALIGSVLIGTLATSFATGVATSQLPADTQVVVAEATDGGVAIVPAASVPDLAAEAGLDDAEAAELERVYVDSQIEALRVSLVALIVIALLSLFFSRGIPTDVPGRPRSESPGSDEGAEVVT
- a CDS encoding DUF2252 domain-containing protein — protein: MSIDETTATNGGRGVEGLAPPAPTDFAARVEYGKEARRRTPRSSHEGWTPPAGRADPVALLEEQATTRVPELVPIRHARMLVSPFTFYRGAALLMAADLAGTPVSGITTQICGDAHLSNFGVFGTPERRMVFDMNDFDETLPGPWEWDVKRLAASFEVAGRNNGFTDEERHEINLAAVRGYRERMLQAAGSRVLDAWYDQLDTERFLAFVEAERQRKQLGSKQVKNADAALAKARTKDSMRAVSKLTEVVDGQVRIMADPPLIVPIEQLDPVGRTREQEEDWMREVLASYQSTLQLENHPMREFSYVHLARKVVGVGSVGTRAWIVLLRGREDQDPLLLQAKQAEASVLERFLQPSAYDNHGERVVRGQRLMQAASDIFLGWHRQAGFDGVERDFYIRQLHDWKGAADVESLVPSGARVYARVCGETLARAHSRAGDRVAIASYLGHSDRFDRAIAEFARDYGDQNERDYAAFAAAVASGRLQAAATV